GGCAAGCTGAATGTTTCTTATAACTGTCTCGATCGTCACCTGGACAAGCGGGCCGACCAGGTCGCCATCCAGTGGGAGGGGAACGAGCCCGGAGAAGAGCGGGGCATAACGTACAAGGAACTTCACGAGCAGGTCTGCAGGTTCGCCAATGTTCTGAAAGCCCTGGGCATAAAGAAGAGTGACCGGGTCTGTCTCTACATGCCCATGATTCCCGAGTTGGCAATCGCCATGCTCGCCTGTACGCGGATCGGCGTAATCCACAGCATCGTCTTTGGAGGATTCAGCGCTGACGCGCTCCGTGATCGCATACAGGACAGCGAATCCCGTATCGTTGTGGTCTGCGATGGCACGTTCCGGGGAAGCAAGGCCGTTCCCCAGAAGGCGTCGGCCGACGAGGCCGTGGCCGACTGCCCCTCGGTGGAAAAAATGATCGTCGTCAACCGCGTGGGCGACAAGATCAAATGCGCCTGGAACGAAGGCAGAGACCTCTGGTGGCACGAAGAGATGGCAAAGGTGGACGCCGTCTGCGAGCCGGAGTGGATGGATGCCGAAGACCCCCTCTTCACGCTCTATACGTCGGGATCCACGGGCAAGCCCAAGGGCGTGCTCCATACTACGGGCGGCTACCTTGCCTACGTAGCCTATACGCACAAGATGGTCTTCGATTACCATGACGGAGATATCTACTGGTGTACCGCCGACATCGGATGGGTCACGGGCCACAGCTATATCGTTTACGGTCCCCTCTGCAACGGTGCTACCACCATCATGTTCGAAGGTGTGCCCAACTACCCCACCATGAGCCGCTTCTGGCAGATCGTGGAAAAATACAAGGTCAACATATTCTACACGGCTCCCACGGCAATCCGCGCTATCGCGAAGGAAGGTCTCGAGTATGTGAAGGGCCATGATCTCTCCACCCTCAGGACTCTGGGTACCGTGGGCGAACCCATCAACCCCGAAGCCTGGAACTGGTACTTCAACGTGATCGGCGGCGGGCGGTGTCCCATTGTCGATACTTGGTGGCAGACTGAAACGGGCGGTATTCTGATCACCCCCCTTCCCGGCGCGACCGACATCAAACCCGGCATGGCCACCATTCCCTTCATGGGTGTCTGGCCGGTACTCCTCGATGACGAGGGCAAGGAGATCAAAGAAACTGTGGCGAGCGGCGCTCTGTGCATGAAGAAGCCCTGGCCGGCTATCATGCGGGGCGTCTATGGCGATCCCGAACGGTTCCAGGAGACGTACTTCGAGCAGTTCCCCGGCTACTACGCGGCCGGTGACGGCGCCCGGCGTGACGAGGACGGCTATTACCAGATAACGGGCCGCATCGACGATATCATCAACGTGTCCGGTCACCGTATGGGCACGGCGGAAGTCGAAAGCGCCCTGGTGGCCCATCCCAAGGTGGCCGAAGCCGCCGTTGTGGGCTACCCCCATGAGATCAAGGGACAGTCGATCTATGCCTACGTGACACTCAACGCCGGTGTGGAAAAGTCCGACGAACTCAAAAAAGAGCTGGCCAACCATGTGCGCAAGGAAATCGGACCCATCGCCACACCGGAGAAGATCCAGTGGGCCGACGGTCTTCCCAAGACCAGGAGCGGCAAGATCATGCGCCGTATTCTGAAGAAGGTGGCCGCCCATGAAATTTCGGACCTGGGCGACACATCGACCCTGGCCGATCCGTCCGTTGTGGACGATATCGTAAAAAATCGTGTCTGATATGGTGCGGGAGCCGGTACCCGGCTCCCGTTTCCGCGTTGTTTTTTAAGAAACGGCACATACTAAGTTTACCGGCCCCGCGTCCTTCAGGGAGCCCGGGACTCGGTGAAAGGAGGTTCATGTGAACATAGTAGCATGTGTGAAACAGGTTCCGGACACGGAGGCGTTGATTAAGGTAAAGGCCGACGGGTCGGGTATCGAAGAAGGCGGAATCAAGTGGGTCATGAATCCCTACGACGAATTCGGCGTTGAGGAGGCCCTGAAACTTAAGGAAAAGCTGGGTGGTGAGGTGACGATCGTGTCCGCCGGACCCGCCCGGGTGATGGAGACCATCAGAACGGCCCTGGCCATGGGTGCCGAAAAGGGTATCCACATCAGCGATCCCTCCCTGGACAATGCCGACGCCTACACCACGGCCAGCGCGCTGGCCGCGGCCATCAAAGAAATTCCCCACGATATCATTTTCTGCGGTATGAGAGCCATCGACGATGATTCCGGCCAGGTTGGTTCCATCCTGGCGGAACTGCTCGACCTTCCCCAGGCGACGGTGATCACCAAGCTGGAGGTCGAGGGTTCCACGGCAAAGGCCACCAAGGGCATCGAAGGCGCCCAGGTTACCATCGAGACGCCGCTCCCCTGCGTGATTACTGCCGCGAAGGGCCTGAACGAACCCCGCTACGCCTCGCTGCCGGGCATCATGAAGGCCAAGAAAAAGCCGGTAGACGTGAAAGATGCCGCCGCTCTCGGCCTGAACGTTTCGCCCACGATGAAAATCATCAAGATGATGCCGCCCCCGGAACGGGCTCCCGGCAAGAAGATCGAAGGCGAAGATGCGGCCCAGAAGGCCGCCGAACTGGTCAGGCTCCTCAGGGAAGAGGCCAAGGTAATCTAAGCGAAGGGAATGGAGGAGAAAAATGGCTAAAGGTATATGGATAGTAGCAGAACAGAGAGAGGGCGCCTTTCGGAAGGTGACCTTTGAGATAGCCAGTACCGCGCGAAAGCTTGCCGATGCCGCAGGAGACGAAGTGTGCGCCATTGTCCTGGGTTCGGGCATTGAGGGCATCGCGGGGGAACTGGGGAAATACGGTGTCGACAAGGTTTACGTGGCCGATGACGCCGCTTTCGCGACCTACACCACCGATGCCTATTCGGCGGCGGTGGCAAAACTGGTAAAGGAAAAAGATCCCCTGGTTCTCCTTCTCGGTGCATCGGTGGAGGGTAAGGATCTTTCATCACGGCTTGCAGGGAAACTGGCAACGGGACTGGCCACGGACTGCACCGATATCCGTTTCGAGGGCGGGAAAATGATCGCCACCCGGCCCATGTATGCCGGCAAGGCCTTCGCCGAGATTGAAGTACTGGGAACTCCCCAGATGGCGACCCTGCGGCCCAACGTGTTTCCCATCGTGGAAAACGCCAAGGCCGGAGCCGTCGAGAAATTCGATCCCGCCCTGGACGCCTCGGCTCTCAAGACGAAAATTGCCGGTATCGACAAGGACAGCTCGGGCAAGATCGAATTGACGGAAGCCACCATCATCGTGTCCGGTGGTCGAGGTATGAAGGGTCCCGAGGGCTACCCGATGCTCGAAGAGCTTGCGGGTCTCCTGGGAGGAGCCGTGGGTGCTTCCCGTGCCGCTGTCGACGCGGGTTGGCGTCCCCTGGCGGACCAGGTGGGTCAGACCGGGAAGGTCGTGTCGCCGAATCTCTACATCGCGGCGGGCATTTCCGGTGCCATTCAGCACCTCGCCGGCATGAGTTCTTCAAAGTTTATCGTTGCCATCAACAAGGACGGCGACGCGCCGATCTTCGCCAGGGCCGATTACGGCATCGTGGATGACCTTTTCAAGGTGGTTCCCGAAATCACGGCGGCCGCGAAGAAGATTCTCTAGAGAATGAAAGGCGGGGGAACACTGATTCCCCCGCTGTCTTTCACACATCACAGGAGAACGCTGTACGGTCAACCCCGGCAGCATAGGGGTTCCTGTGAACTTCGGTTGACCTGACATCTCGCGGCGCCCTTCCCTTATGCCGCCTCGACCCCAACCGCGGGTTCCCGGGATCCATCCATGAGGAGGCGCTATGGTATCCAGCACATTACAAAATCCAGACTTATATTACGTGGGGCATGAAGGCCGGGAAGTCTTCTGGAACGCCCAGGCCTTCGAAATACCGCTGTTTCTCTTCACGGCGGTGGCTCTGGCGATATTCGCCTACGGTATCTACCGCCGCTGGCGCATGTGGAAGGCCATGGGTCTTCCTGAGACACGAACCGACAGGACCGGCGAACGGATCACCTCCCTCATCGTGAACGGCCTGTTTCAGGCGCGGACCTTCAAGGAGTCCTACGCCGGCATATTCCACGCCTTGATATTTTTTGGTTTTCTTGTTCTGATGTTAGGTGCCGCCGTCGATGCCTCGCAGTTTCACTTCGGCCTTCCCTTCTTTCACGGACCCTTCTACCTCTGGTTCTCACTGCTGATGGAGATATTCGGTCTTGCCGTACTGACCGGCGTGATTCTGGCCGTCATCCGGAGGTATATACAGAAGCCCGACCTGCTGGGATATCGGGGAGTGCCCGACAACCTTCCCGATGATGCCGTTGTGCTTGTCCTGCTGGCCCTCATCATCACGACGGGCTTCATAATCGAGGCCTTGAGGCTTCACGTGAACGTCAACGTCGACGGTTTTACCTGGGGTCACTGGTCCTTCGTGGGCTACGCCCTGTCGAAGACCCTGGCCGGCGTGGACTACGGTACAACGATGACCCTTCACAAGGTTACCTGGTGGACGCACACGTTCATTTCGCTGACCTTTATCGCCTACATCCCTTATTCGAGGCTCTTGCACATTTTCACCACATCGGCGAACTACTACCTCCGCGATCTGGAACCGACGGGTACGCTCAAGCCTATCGCCGATTTTGAAAATGCCGAATCCTTCGGCGTGGGCCGGCTTGAGGAATTCACCTGGAAACAGATTTTTGATTCCGATGCCTGCACCCGCTGCGGTCGGTGCCAGGACGGCTGTCCCGCCTATCTGTCGGGTAAACCGCTGTCACCGAAGAAGATGATCCAGGATATAAAAGAGCACTGGCTTGAACGGGTTCCCGTCGTCCTGGCGGCGAAGGCCGCAGCCGGGAAAAACGGCGACGGAGAGGTCGAGATTCCTGAGCCCGAAAAAGCCCTGGTGGGCGAGGTCATCGATCTCCATGAACTCTGGGCCTGTACCAACTGCATGTATTGTATGGAAAACTGCCCCGCCCTGATCGAGCATGTGCCGAAGATCGTAGAGATGCGCCAGTACAAGGTCCTCATGGAAGCAGACTTTTCGCCGGAACTGCAGCTTACCTACAGGAACATGGAAAACAACTCCAACCCCTGGGGCGTGGGAGCCCATCTCCGCGGCCAATGGGCCAAGGAAGCGGGTGTCCCGACGCTGGCGGAGAACCCGGAGGCGGAATACCTCTTCTACGTGGGGTGCTCCGGTTCCTTTGACGACCAGGGCAAGAAGGTCAGCATCGCCTTCGCGAAAATCCTCCAGGCCGCCGGTGTCAGTTTCGCCATTCTCGGCGAGGAGGAAGGTTGTTGCGGCGATTCGGCCATGCGGGGCGGCAACGAGTATCTCTACCAGACGCAGGCCCAGATGAACATCGAGGTCATGAACGGTTACGGTGTCAGGAAGATCATCTGTACCTGTCCCCACGGCTACAACGCCCTCAAGAAAGACTACCCCCATTTCGGCGGGAATTTCGAAGTCTATCACCACACGGAGATTATAGCCCGTCTGATCACCGAGGGTAAGATTGCGCTGAAAAAACCCTTTGAGGGCGTGACAACCTACCACGACTCATGCTTCCTCGGCCGGTACAACAATATCTACGAACAGCCGAGAAAAATTCTGCAGGCCATTCCCGGGTCAAAACTGGTTGAGATGAAGAGTACCCGGACCAAATCCTTCTGCTGCGGTGCCGGTGGTGCCCGCATGTGGATGGAAGAGGACATCGGAGAGCGGATCAACGACATGCGGGCCGCCCAGGCCATAGAGGCAAAGGCCGATACCATAGCCGTGGCCTGTCCTTTCTGTCTGACCATGATGGCCGACGGCATCAAAGATCACGCGAGGGAAGAATCGATGAAGTCCATCGACATAGCAGAAATCGTCTGGTACTCCATGGGCCTGGAAGGGCAGGCGGCTCCGGCAGAAGCGGAAACTCCGGCACCGGAGGAAGCTGAGGCGGATGCCCCCGCTGAAACGGCAGAGCCGGAAGCGGCTGATGAGACGAAGGACGCCTGATTTCGCGGGGCACCAGTCTGGTGTAAGAACAAAGCCCCCGGGGCCGTCGGCTCCGGGGGCTTTCACATAAGGATCATCCATGAAACGCATACTCATTGTCTATCATTCCCAGGGGGGAACCACGGAATCCATGGCCCGGGCGCTTCACCGGGGCGCTTTATCGATACATCACACGGAAGTGGTTCTCAAGCGGGCCTCCGAGGCGACGGCGGAGGATCTGCTTGCCTGTGACGGTATCGCCTTGGGGACACCTGAATATTTCGGGTACATGGCGGGCATGATGAAGGATTTCTTTGACAGGACTTTTTACAGCGTCCAGGGGAAGGTCTTCAGAAAGCCCTTCGTGGTTTTCATCAGTGCCGGCAATGACGGGACGGGGGCTCTGAATAGTATCGAGCGAATCTCCAAGGGGTACCGGTTCAAAACCGTCCATGATCCCGTCATCGTCCGCGGCGGGGTGACGAAGACCGACCTGGCCCGGTGCGAAGAGCTTGGCGCGGTGCTTGCCGCGGGACTCGATCTGGGAATCTATTGAGCCGCTCCGTAATGCCGGCGTTCGTGATCCGCTCTTTTTCCGGGGCTGTGAGACCTGGATTATCCCTTGTGCCATTCCGATCGCTTTCCTCCGCCATATGGACTGTTTCCTCCGTCCCTTCAACCGTTCCATCCGTCACCCGGACTACCTCCTCCGTCATTTCGACCGCAGGGAGAAATCTTTCACACTGATGGCGGCAACGAAAGATTTCTCGTCGCTTCGCTCCTCGAAATGACGGTACCTGTTCGCTCTTCGAGATGACGGAATATAAAGGCTCCTCGAAATGACGGTACATCAAAGGCTCCTTGAGGCGGTGCATCAAGGGCTTCTTGAAATGAAGGAGTGTCGGGGTTTCTCGGAATGGCGGTGTCCCGGGCGTTCCTTGAAACGACTGAATTCAATGGTCCCGTCGTGGACGTGTGGAAGTAATGGAGAGAATGTGGTACATACTACCTGTTGCGTCGTCGAGGATGATAAACTTGTAAAAAGTGCCCAGGTACGCCTCAGTGACGAAAGAGTGAGCGCACTGAAGCATCCGGATTTTGTGCAAGTTCGTCAAGGATGGGGATACATGAAGCCCACCATACTGTTCATGGGGACTCCCGAATTTGCGGTGCCGTCGTTGGATGGCCTGCTCAGGGCCGGCTTCCCGGTTCTGGGAGTGGTCACACAACCGGAACGGCCCAGGGGACGGGGCCGGAAACCGTCGCCGACGCCGGTGAAGGCCTTTGCCGGGAAGGCGGGCATTGCCGTCCATGAACCCGAGCGGGTAAGGGACGGGGATTTCCTTGATGTCTTTCGGGATATGAGGCCTGACATGGTTGTTCTCGTGGCTTTTGGACAGATTCTTCCCCGGGAAATCATCGATGTTCCTCCGTTGGGCTGCCTCAACGTGCACCCGTCTCTTCTGCCCCGATACCGCGGGGCCGCTCCCGTCAACCGCGCGATCATGAACGGTGATACCGTAACGGGCGTTTCAATCATCGCGATGGACGAGGGGGTCGATTCAGGTGACGTGCTCCTCCAGAGAGAAACCGCCATAGAGCCGGAAGAGACCTGGGGAGATCTGTCCCGGCGGCTGTCTCTGATGGGCTCTGAACTGCTCGTGGAAGCCGTGCGGGCCGTCGCGGCCGGTACGGCACGGAGGACCCCTCAGGACCACGCCCTGGCCACACAGGCCCCCCGGATTACACCGGACACGGGGCATATCGACTGGAGCCGGCCCGCGGAAGAAATCGTCAACCTGATACGGGGCCTTTCGCCGAAGCCCTGTGCATATTCATTCCTCAGGGACCGGAAACTGAAAATATATTACGCCCGTGCCGGCAAGGAAAAAGCTTCCGGGGAAAAAGCTCCGGGGACTCTGGGAGGACTGGTTGAATCAGGTCTCCAGGTGATGGCCGGTGATCGGCATGTGTACCTGCAGGATGTTCAGATGGAGGGAAGAAAGCGCCTTCCCGTTGACCTCTTTCTCCGGGGGTTTCCCCTGTCCTATGACGATATTCTGGAATAACGTCTTCAGGCGCTGTGATGGGGCGGTTCATGCCCGGACGGGAAGATTGCAGCGCCTGCGTGCCGGTTTTTGTGTCTGCCTCGGGGCGGCAATCGTCGTCTCGTCTTTCGCGAGTCCCGTCCGGGGCGCCGCCGGTTTCTTTGTCGGTTTTCGCGCCGATGCGGCAGCGACCGAAGAAACAGTTCCCGAAGGCTGGGAGCATGTGACCTACCTGGGCAGGAATCCCAACCATTTCACCTTCGAAGAGGACAAAGGGATCATGGCGGTACGCGTACGAAGCCGCAACAGCGTATCCGCCCTCATGGCGGTGCCCGATGTCGATCTTGGTGATTATTCCCGCCTGTCCTGGCGATGGCAGGTCAATCGCGTGGTGGGCATGGCCCGGGAAGACCGGCGGGACCGGAACGACAGCGCCGCCCGGGTTCGGGTGATCTTCGGAACTGACCGCCCGCAGGCTCCCTCGGGCCGCGAAATTCTGAGACGGGTTCTCGAAACACGGGGCATCGACATGGGTGAGGGGGCCGACGAACCTCCGGGTCTGAAGATCGACTACATCTGG
This genomic interval from Syntrophales bacterium contains the following:
- the acs gene encoding acetate--CoA ligase, encoding MADVELKEVYPVPPQALERAHIKGKEQYEALYKRSLEDPEGFWTEIAEEYVTWFKKWDGKVEDYNFDKNKGPVYVKYFEGGKLNVSYNCLDRHLDKRADQVAIQWEGNEPGEERGITYKELHEQVCRFANVLKALGIKKSDRVCLYMPMIPELAIAMLACTRIGVIHSIVFGGFSADALRDRIQDSESRIVVVCDGTFRGSKAVPQKASADEAVADCPSVEKMIVVNRVGDKIKCAWNEGRDLWWHEEMAKVDAVCEPEWMDAEDPLFTLYTSGSTGKPKGVLHTTGGYLAYVAYTHKMVFDYHDGDIYWCTADIGWVTGHSYIVYGPLCNGATTIMFEGVPNYPTMSRFWQIVEKYKVNIFYTAPTAIRAIAKEGLEYVKGHDLSTLRTLGTVGEPINPEAWNWYFNVIGGGRCPIVDTWWQTETGGILITPLPGATDIKPGMATIPFMGVWPVLLDDEGKEIKETVASGALCMKKPWPAIMRGVYGDPERFQETYFEQFPGYYAAGDGARRDEDGYYQITGRIDDIINVSGHRMGTAEVESALVAHPKVAEAAVVGYPHEIKGQSIYAYVTLNAGVEKSDELKKELANHVRKEIGPIATPEKIQWADGLPKTRSGKIMRRILKKVAAHEISDLGDTSTLADPSVVDDIVKNRV
- a CDS encoding electron transfer flavoprotein subunit beta/FixA family protein; this encodes MNIVACVKQVPDTEALIKVKADGSGIEEGGIKWVMNPYDEFGVEEALKLKEKLGGEVTIVSAGPARVMETIRTALAMGAEKGIHISDPSLDNADAYTTASALAAAIKEIPHDIIFCGMRAIDDDSGQVGSILAELLDLPQATVITKLEVEGSTAKATKGIEGAQVTIETPLPCVITAAKGLNEPRYASLPGIMKAKKKPVDVKDAAALGLNVSPTMKIIKMMPPPERAPGKKIEGEDAAQKAAELVRLLREEAKVI
- a CDS encoding electron transfer flavoprotein subunit alpha/FixB family protein, giving the protein MAKGIWIVAEQREGAFRKVTFEIASTARKLADAAGDEVCAIVLGSGIEGIAGELGKYGVDKVYVADDAAFATYTTDAYSAAVAKLVKEKDPLVLLLGASVEGKDLSSRLAGKLATGLATDCTDIRFEGGKMIATRPMYAGKAFAEIEVLGTPQMATLRPNVFPIVENAKAGAVEKFDPALDASALKTKIAGIDKDSSGKIELTEATIIVSGGRGMKGPEGYPMLEELAGLLGGAVGASRAAVDAGWRPLADQVGQTGKVVSPNLYIAAGISGAIQHLAGMSSSKFIVAINKDGDAPIFARADYGIVDDLFKVVPEITAAAKKIL
- a CDS encoding heterodisulfide reductase-related iron-sulfur binding cluster; its protein translation is MVSSTLQNPDLYYVGHEGREVFWNAQAFEIPLFLFTAVALAIFAYGIYRRWRMWKAMGLPETRTDRTGERITSLIVNGLFQARTFKESYAGIFHALIFFGFLVLMLGAAVDASQFHFGLPFFHGPFYLWFSLLMEIFGLAVLTGVILAVIRRYIQKPDLLGYRGVPDNLPDDAVVLVLLALIITTGFIIEALRLHVNVNVDGFTWGHWSFVGYALSKTLAGVDYGTTMTLHKVTWWTHTFISLTFIAYIPYSRLLHIFTTSANYYLRDLEPTGTLKPIADFENAESFGVGRLEEFTWKQIFDSDACTRCGRCQDGCPAYLSGKPLSPKKMIQDIKEHWLERVPVVLAAKAAAGKNGDGEVEIPEPEKALVGEVIDLHELWACTNCMYCMENCPALIEHVPKIVEMRQYKVLMEADFSPELQLTYRNMENNSNPWGVGAHLRGQWAKEAGVPTLAENPEAEYLFYVGCSGSFDDQGKKVSIAFAKILQAAGVSFAILGEEEGCCGDSAMRGGNEYLYQTQAQMNIEVMNGYGVRKIICTCPHGYNALKKDYPHFGGNFEVYHHTEIIARLITEGKIALKKPFEGVTTYHDSCFLGRYNNIYEQPRKILQAIPGSKLVEMKSTRTKSFCCGAGGARMWMEEDIGERINDMRAAQAIEAKADTIAVACPFCLTMMADGIKDHAREESMKSIDIAEIVWYSMGLEGQAAPAEAETPAPEEAEADAPAETAEPEAADETKDA
- a CDS encoding NAD(P)H-dependent oxidoreductase encodes the protein MKRILIVYHSQGGTTESMARALHRGALSIHHTEVVLKRASEATAEDLLACDGIALGTPEYFGYMAGMMKDFFDRTFYSVQGKVFRKPFVVFISAGNDGTGALNSIERISKGYRFKTVHDPVIVRGGVTKTDLARCEELGAVLAAGLDLGIY
- the fmt gene encoding methionyl-tRNA formyltransferase, which gives rise to MKPTILFMGTPEFAVPSLDGLLRAGFPVLGVVTQPERPRGRGRKPSPTPVKAFAGKAGIAVHEPERVRDGDFLDVFRDMRPDMVVLVAFGQILPREIIDVPPLGCLNVHPSLLPRYRGAAPVNRAIMNGDTVTGVSIIAMDEGVDSGDVLLQRETAIEPEETWGDLSRRLSLMGSELLVEAVRAVAAGTARRTPQDHALATQAPRITPDTGHIDWSRPAEEIVNLIRGLSPKPCAYSFLRDRKLKIYYARAGKEKASGEKAPGTLGGLVESGLQVMAGDRHVYLQDVQMEGRKRLPVDLFLRGFPLSYDDILE
- a CDS encoding DUF3047 domain-containing protein, encoding MTIFWNNVFRRCDGAVHARTGRLQRLRAGFCVCLGAAIVVSSFASPVRGAAGFFVGFRADAAATEETVPEGWEHVTYLGRNPNHFTFEEDKGIMAVRVRSRNSVSALMAVPDVDLGDYSRLSWRWQVNRVVGMAREDRRDRNDSAARVRVIFGTDRPQAPSGREILRRVLETRGIDMGEGADEPPGLKIDYIWGNHFPPGTVIDYAGARGHKVIFLRAGNEHAGTWVREERDLLKDFDECFHGSPEMLRAILVLSDTDRTNEGVTALFSDIVLKRSGEP